A region of Elusimicrobiota bacterium DNA encodes the following proteins:
- a CDS encoding ORF6N domain-containing protein, with translation MNALTPKEIEDRLFIFRGVRVMIDRDLADLYGVPVKALNQAVQRNHDRFPQGFCFRLTVAETRELVTNCDRFKTQKHSARTPQVFTDYGVAMLSSVLRSRRAVEVNIQVMRAFVRLRQLSWTSKELSRRLEALERKYAGHDKDIQSILDVLKELVEPIPSTPRIGFKP, from the coding sequence GTGAACGCGTTGACTCCGAAAGAGATCGAAGACCGTCTTTTTATTTTCCGAGGGGTTCGGGTGATGATCGATCGAGACCTCGCCGACCTCTATGGGGTTCCGGTCAAAGCGCTCAATCAGGCCGTTCAAAGAAACCATGATCGCTTCCCGCAGGGGTTTTGCTTTCGTTTAACAGTGGCAGAAACGCGGGAACTGGTCACAAATTGTGACCGGTTCAAAACTCAAAAACATTCCGCGCGTACGCCGCAGGTTTTTACCGACTACGGGGTCGCGATGCTTTCGAGTGTCCTGAGGAGCCGGCGTGCGGTGGAGGTCAATATCCAAGTCATGAGGGCTTTTGTCCGCCTCCGACAGCTCTCGTGGACGAGTAAGGAGTTAAGTCGCCGTCTGGAGGCCCTGGAGAGAAAATATGCCGGGCACGACAAAGATATTCAGTCGATCCTGGATGTTCTTAAAGAACTGGTCGAGCCAATACCATCCACTCCTCGCATTGGGTTTAAACCCTGA
- a CDS encoding phosphoribosylformylglycinamidine synthase subunit PurS, giving the protein MNWRVLVHMKPAFVDHRGEGIKKEWRMARLKGVHHVRVGQAYEISGEIDEANARRLADRLLVDPVTQEAGVFPADHVARPKGGRLAEIWLKKGVSDPVADTVRLAAADLGVQGLAGVRSGQVFDFMGDPTPKAIRQFCEEHLMNALVQSVEVL; this is encoded by the coding sequence ATGAACTGGCGCGTGTTGGTGCACATGAAACCGGCTTTCGTGGATCATCGGGGAGAGGGCATCAAAAAGGAATGGCGGATGGCGCGCCTTAAAGGGGTCCACCACGTCCGTGTGGGGCAAGCCTATGAAATCTCGGGAGAGATCGATGAAGCGAACGCCCGCCGGTTGGCCGATCGCCTTCTCGTGGACCCCGTGACCCAGGAAGCGGGCGTGTTCCCGGCGGACCATGTGGCGCGGCCCAAAGGGGGGCGTCTGGCGGAAATCTGGCTCAAGAAGGGGGTGTCGGATCCGGTGGCCGACACGGTGCGTTTGGCGGCGGCGGACCTGGGGGTCCAAGGTTTGGCGGGGGTAAGATCGGGGCAGGTGTTCGATTTTATGGGCGATCCGACCCCCAAGGCCATCCGACAATTTTGCGAGGAACATTTGATGAACGCGCTGGTTCAGTCCGTGGAGGTCCTGTGA
- a CDS encoding GuaB3 family IMP dehydrogenase-related protein, which translates to MAFFIGRDREARRAYGFDEVALVPGTVTVNPEDTDVSTRIGPVKLQVPILASAMDGVVDVEFAIAMGRLGGLGVLNLDGVQTRYEKPQPLFKKIAEATPEAATKLVQEIYKEPIKEKLVAQRVKEIKAGGASCAVSSIPQNAERVGKIAADAGADLFIVQGTVTTARFKSSKGPVVDLGKFCERMKIPVIIGNVVTYSAALELMETGAAALLVGVGPGAACTSRGVLGLGVPQVTATVDCAAARDFFYKKTGRYVSIITDGGMTTGGDVCKAFASGADAVMVGSVFARAEEAPGRGFHWGMATPHHNLPRGTRVRVGTVGTLKQILFGPASLDDGTQNFVGAIRTCMGAVGATNMKEFQLTEIIIAPEIKHEGKLFQQAQKVGMGKK; encoded by the coding sequence ATGGCATTCTTTATTGGTCGTGATCGGGAGGCCCGCCGGGCCTATGGATTTGACGAAGTCGCGCTGGTCCCGGGCACCGTCACGGTGAACCCCGAGGACACGGACGTCTCCACGCGCATCGGTCCCGTTAAACTGCAGGTTCCCATATTGGCCAGCGCCATGGACGGCGTCGTGGACGTGGAGTTCGCCATCGCCATGGGCCGTCTGGGCGGCTTGGGCGTCCTTAACCTGGACGGCGTTCAAACCCGTTACGAAAAACCCCAGCCCCTGTTCAAAAAGATCGCCGAGGCGACTCCCGAAGCCGCCACCAAGCTGGTGCAGGAAATTTATAAGGAACCCATCAAAGAGAAGCTGGTGGCCCAGCGGGTCAAAGAGATCAAGGCCGGGGGAGCCTCCTGCGCCGTTTCTTCCATTCCCCAGAACGCCGAACGGGTGGGTAAAATCGCCGCCGACGCCGGGGCCGACCTGTTCATCGTTCAAGGCACGGTGACGACCGCGCGCTTTAAATCCTCCAAAGGGCCCGTGGTGGATTTGGGGAAATTTTGCGAGCGCATGAAGATCCCCGTGATCATCGGAAACGTGGTCACCTACAGCGCCGCCCTGGAACTGATGGAAACGGGCGCCGCCGCCCTCCTGGTCGGCGTCGGACCCGGCGCCGCCTGCACCAGCCGCGGGGTTTTGGGCCTGGGCGTTCCCCAGGTGACCGCCACCGTGGACTGCGCCGCCGCGCGGGATTTCTTTTATAAAAAAACCGGCCGCTACGTGTCCATCATCACGGACGGGGGCATGACCACGGGCGGCGACGTCTGCAAGGCCTTCGCCTCCGGCGCCGACGCCGTCATGGTGGGCTCTGTGTTCGCCCGGGCGGAAGAGGCTCCCGGCCGGGGTTTCCACTGGGGCATGGCCACGCCCCACCACAACCTCCCACGTGGCACCCGCGTTCGGGTGGGGACCGTGGGGACCTTGAAGCAGATTCTCTTCGGCCCCGCCTCCCTGGACGACGGAACCCAAAACTTCGTCGGCGCCATCCGCACCTGCATGGGCGCCGTGGGGGCCACCAACATGAAAGAGTTCCAACTCACCGAAATCATCATCGCCCCCGAAATCAAACACGAGGGCAAACTCTTCCAACAGGCCCAAAAAGTCGGCATGGGGAAAAAATAG
- the guaA gene encoding glutamine-hydrolyzing GMP synthase: MKGSFVIIILDFGSQYTQLIARRVREAHVFCEIHPFNYSAEKIRASNPKGLILSGGPSSVYDKKAPKPDPKIFDLGVPILGICYGLQVMVTHFGGKVARAPRREYGPADIAVETDNALFQGLERRLPVWMSHGDHAEHLPTGFSIVAKTANAPYAAIHHAERNFFAVQFHPEVHHTPKGKELLANFLFRVCGLKADWTMASFAEEQTKIVREQVGKEKVILGLSGGVDSSVAAALLHKALGKQLICVFVNNGLLRAGEEERVRKVFGKAQGYATHIVDSRKRFLKKLKGVTDPERKRKIIGHEFIEVFQEHAKKFKGVKFLAQGTLYPDVIESVSVKGPSAVIKTHHNVGGLPAKMKMSLVEPLRFLFKDEVRALGKELGLPDEILFRQPFPGPGLAVRVLGDITEEKLRMARESDYIVEEEIRAAGLYDKLWQAFTVFLPVNSVGVMGDERTYQNAVALRAVNSVDAMTADWARLPYDVLAKISTRIINEVRGINRVVYDISSKPPATIEWE, translated from the coding sequence ATCAAAGGATCTTTTGTGATCATCATCCTTGATTTCGGTTCCCAATACACGCAATTGATTGCCCGCCGGGTTCGGGAGGCCCATGTGTTTTGTGAGATCCACCCGTTCAATTATTCGGCGGAAAAAATCCGGGCGTCCAACCCCAAGGGGTTGATCCTGTCCGGGGGGCCTTCCAGTGTCTATGACAAAAAGGCTCCGAAACCGGACCCAAAAATATTTGACTTGGGCGTGCCGATCCTGGGGATTTGTTACGGCCTTCAAGTGATGGTGACGCATTTCGGCGGGAAAGTGGCCCGGGCGCCCCGGCGGGAATATGGACCGGCGGATATTGCCGTGGAAACGGACAATGCGCTTTTCCAGGGACTGGAGCGAAGGCTCCCCGTCTGGATGAGCCATGGGGACCATGCGGAACATCTCCCCACAGGTTTTTCGATCGTGGCCAAAACGGCCAACGCGCCCTACGCGGCCATCCACCACGCGGAACGGAACTTTTTCGCCGTCCAGTTCCATCCGGAAGTTCATCACACGCCCAAGGGAAAAGAGCTCCTGGCCAACTTTCTTTTCCGGGTGTGCGGGTTGAAGGCGGATTGGACCATGGCGTCCTTCGCCGAAGAACAGACGAAAATCGTTCGGGAACAGGTGGGGAAGGAAAAAGTGATTCTGGGTCTTTCCGGCGGGGTGGATTCTTCCGTGGCGGCCGCGCTCCTCCACAAAGCTCTAGGAAAACAGCTCATTTGCGTCTTCGTCAACAACGGTCTCCTCCGCGCGGGGGAGGAAGAAAGGGTTCGGAAGGTGTTCGGGAAGGCCCAAGGTTACGCGACCCACATCGTGGACTCCCGGAAACGTTTCCTCAAGAAACTCAAAGGGGTTACGGACCCCGAACGGAAACGTAAAATCATCGGCCACGAGTTCATTGAGGTCTTTCAGGAACACGCCAAGAAATTCAAGGGGGTGAAGTTTCTGGCCCAGGGGACTTTGTACCCGGACGTCATCGAAAGCGTTTCGGTTAAAGGCCCGTCGGCCGTGATCAAAACTCACCACAACGTGGGGGGACTGCCGGCCAAAATGAAAATGTCGCTGGTGGAGCCCCTGAGGTTCCTCTTTAAAGACGAAGTTCGGGCCCTGGGCAAAGAGTTAGGCCTGCCCGACGAAATTCTTTTCCGCCAACCGTTCCCGGGTCCTGGTTTGGCCGTTCGAGTTTTGGGCGATATTACCGAAGAAAAATTGCGCATGGCGCGGGAATCGGATTACATCGTCGAAGAGGAAATCCGCGCGGCGGGCCTTTACGATAAACTCTGGCAGGCCTTCACCGTGTTCCTTCCGGTGAACAGCGTGGGCGTCATGGGGGACGAGCGCACCTACCAAAACGCCGTGGCGCTCCGGGCCGTCAACTCCGTGGACGCCATGACCGCCGACTGGGCCCGGTTGCCCTACGACGTGCTGGCCAAAATTTCCACTCGGATCATTAATGAGGTGCGGGGGATCAATCGGGTGGTTTACGATATTTCTTCAAAACCTCCGGCCACCATTGAATGGGAATGA
- a CDS encoding diguanylate cyclase: MELIEKSPAALTDIADLEDKGHRIVDVLGGDVTPTETTKEFVANLRAERKDSFFSEVLLYLTSERYAEAQAQVLWKEILDHKFLMSERLGRNVGIRVSAFDYLLNVRKLLIAPRIINSHDFKRTVRLSRTDALTGLYNRRYFLEHTAKVLEAASHVKAPVTLLMADLDNFKPFNDEHGHQAGDLLLQEIARLLRGCVRASDMVARYGGDEIALLLPKAAKAEGELIAEKICRQIEENCQTVDVTISLGLAQYPVDASSREDLIAAADELLYRAKEFGGNKVCLFRPVRFRYTEGHGHATQVSVVGDFNNWCNRTHGLVRQATGNEWEISLALKPGRYRYKFLVNNAHWTADPTAKVFESDGFGGQCSVVVVK; this comes from the coding sequence ATGGAACTCATCGAGAAAAGCCCCGCCGCACTGACCGACATCGCCGACTTGGAGGACAAAGGCCACCGGATCGTCGACGTCCTGGGCGGCGACGTGACCCCCACCGAGACCACCAAAGAGTTCGTGGCGAACCTTCGGGCGGAAAGGAAAGACAGTTTTTTCAGCGAGGTTTTACTCTACCTCACCTCCGAACGCTATGCGGAGGCCCAGGCGCAGGTCCTCTGGAAAGAAATTTTAGACCACAAGTTCCTGATGAGCGAGCGGCTGGGCCGGAACGTGGGCATCCGCGTTTCCGCCTTCGATTATCTCTTGAACGTTCGGAAACTCCTGATCGCCCCCCGCATCATCAACTCCCACGATTTCAAGCGCACGGTTCGCCTCTCCCGCACGGACGCGCTCACGGGCCTTTACAACCGGCGATACTTTTTGGAGCACACCGCCAAGGTGCTGGAAGCGGCCAGCCACGTCAAAGCCCCGGTGACGCTGTTGATGGCCGACCTGGACAATTTCAAACCGTTCAACGACGAGCACGGCCACCAAGCCGGCGACCTCCTGCTTCAGGAAATCGCTCGGCTCCTGCGCGGTTGCGTCCGGGCCTCCGACATGGTGGCCCGCTACGGCGGGGACGAAATCGCTCTCCTGCTCCCCAAAGCGGCCAAGGCCGAGGGGGAACTGATCGCGGAGAAAATTTGCCGCCAAATCGAGGAAAACTGTCAAACCGTGGATGTCACCATCAGTTTGGGCTTGGCCCAATATCCTGTGGACGCCAGTTCCCGGGAAGACCTGATCGCGGCGGCCGACGAGCTCCTGTACCGCGCTAAGGAATTCGGGGGAAACAAGGTGTGCTTGTTCCGCCCGGTTCGATTCCGCTACACGGAAGGCCACGGTCACGCGACCCAAGTCTCCGTCGTCGGCGACTTCAACAATTGGTGCAACCGCACCCACGGCCTCGTTCGCCAGGCGACGGGCAATGAGTGGGAAATTTCCCTGGCCCTCAAGCCGGGCCGTTACCGTTATAAGTTTTTGGTCAACAACGCCCATTGGACGGCGGACCCCACCGCGAAAGTTTTTGAAAGCGATGGGTTCGGCGGCCAATGCTCGGTGGTGGTGGTCAAGTAG
- a CDS encoding phosphoribosylaminoimidazolesuccinocarboxamide synthase, producing MTHKTDSMNLPFKLWTKGKVRDVYDLGDQLLIVATDRISAYDFVLPTPVPDKGKILCQMSNFWFEKLKDVCPNHLVATSVADFPEDVRRHSAGLEGRSVLVKKAKRVDIECVVRGFLAGSGWKEYQEGGAVCGVQLPAGLVESAKLPEPIFTPATKAPDGEHDQNISFEEMAARVGQPLAAKLRQLSLTIFKTASFYAEARGFYLADTKFEFGELDGKIILIDEALTPDSSRFWDRANYIRGRSQDSFDKQIVRDYLNKIKWNRKPPVPALPAEVVQKTREKYIAAYERLTGKHFL from the coding sequence ATGACTCATAAGACCGATTCAATGAATCTTCCATTTAAACTATGGACGAAAGGCAAAGTGCGCGATGTATATGATTTGGGCGATCAGCTTCTTATCGTCGCGACGGATCGGATTTCCGCCTACGACTTCGTCCTGCCCACGCCGGTTCCGGACAAGGGCAAGATCCTCTGCCAAATGTCCAACTTCTGGTTTGAGAAATTGAAGGACGTCTGCCCGAACCATTTGGTGGCAACCTCCGTGGCCGATTTTCCCGAGGACGTTCGGCGTCACAGCGCGGGGCTGGAGGGCCGCTCGGTGCTCGTGAAGAAGGCCAAGCGGGTGGACATCGAATGCGTGGTCCGGGGGTTTCTGGCGGGTTCCGGCTGGAAGGAGTATCAGGAGGGGGGCGCGGTGTGCGGGGTCCAGCTTCCGGCGGGTCTCGTGGAATCGGCCAAGCTTCCGGAACCGATTTTTACCCCGGCCACCAAGGCGCCTGACGGCGAACACGACCAGAATATCTCCTTCGAGGAGATGGCGGCCCGCGTGGGTCAACCCTTGGCGGCGAAACTTCGTCAACTGAGCCTGACGATTTTTAAAACCGCGTCTTTTTACGCGGAAGCCCGGGGGTTCTATCTTGCCGACACGAAATTCGAGTTCGGGGAGTTGGACGGAAAAATCATTCTGATTGATGAAGCCTTGACCCCCGACTCTTCCCGTTTCTGGGACCGCGCCAATTACATTCGGGGCCGATCCCAGGACTCCTTCGATAAGCAGATCGTGCGGGATTATCTGAACAAGATCAAATGGAACCGAAAGCCGCCGGTTCCCGCCTTGCCCGCGGAAGTCGTTCAAAAAACCCGGGAGAAATACATCGCCGCCTACGAACGGTTGACGGGGAAACATTTCCTGTGA
- a CDS encoding adenosylcobalamin-dependent ribonucleoside-diphosphate reductase, which yields MNPVDMPVRPAGSVESGALPPQAPGTPRSSAPADVPRARPPMRLSENQRKVIHDKYLRNDPSAEVWLDRVAGNIALAELLHAPEADGWRLWDGVKRKAVDVPTRKHQKSRMNLLHAGIASSDERDKNFAVFLGNLKRAAAEIPEARALAEEWREKFYGMMSHFDFLPNSPTLMNAGRELQQLSACYVLPIPDSMEGIADALKSQALIHKSGGGTGFSFQRVRPSGDSVKSTTGTASGAISFMQIFDKMTDVVKQGGTRRGANMGILPYWHPEIEAFIEMKSKPGVMENFNVSVTVDGKFMEAAEKGEDYDLLNPRTMLPTGKKLNARDVFEKMVDGAWRSGDPGIIFIDRINNSPSNPTPHLGQIESTNPCGEQPLLPNEPCNLGSLNLSNFVEGEVGQGQMNWGRLGQTVELAVRFLDDVIEVNNYPLPQIEELSKGNRRIGLGVMGWAEALAKMGVPYDSEESLKASRDVMRFVNDKALEASEELAEGRGVFPNWKGSIFDRESPHFRGEDRLPRHCARTTIAPTGTIGLAAGLQGAGIEPFFAITYTRYNAKALDALKKGEKPADGDVFFEVNPLFREVARRHKYFGLSEIDLWKKIEANHKSVRGIKEIPENFQKLFATSHDVAVPFHVQIQAAFQTHTDNAVSKTINMPHTATRDDVKDAYRLAYQQGCKGITIYRDGSKSQQVLNIGSGAAAEEKPKARDASRGMSSEYYEIRTGYGGLHVHIDYDETGPYRLFTSLSPLGTDISGLTSVVGIMISKYLETGGDPKRILKHLNSVKGDRPFGFGAQRVDSIPHAIAIALRTHLQKHGKMEAPATAVAEAKGGLELWDRSAALYCPDCFSANVAQQSGCTGVTCFDCGHSECS from the coding sequence ATGAATCCTGTTGATATGCCCGTCCGTCCAGCCGGTTCCGTTGAATCAGGGGCCCTGCCTCCCCAGGCTCCGGGAACGCCGCGTTCGTCCGCGCCCGCCGATGTTCCGCGGGCTCGTCCGCCCATGCGTTTGTCGGAAAACCAGCGCAAGGTCATTCACGACAAGTATCTCCGGAACGATCCTTCGGCCGAGGTGTGGTTGGACCGCGTGGCGGGCAACATCGCGCTGGCGGAACTGCTTCACGCGCCCGAGGCCGACGGCTGGCGTCTCTGGGACGGGGTCAAGCGCAAGGCCGTGGACGTGCCCACCCGAAAGCACCAGAAATCCCGGATGAACCTGCTCCACGCGGGGATCGCGAGTTCCGATGAACGGGACAAGAATTTCGCCGTATTCCTCGGAAACTTGAAGCGGGCGGCGGCCGAGATCCCCGAAGCCCGGGCCTTGGCGGAAGAATGGCGGGAGAAGTTCTACGGGATGATGTCCCACTTCGACTTTTTGCCCAATTCGCCCACGCTCATGAACGCCGGCCGGGAACTTCAACAGCTCTCCGCCTGTTACGTCCTCCCGATCCCGGATTCCATGGAAGGGATCGCCGACGCGCTCAAGTCCCAGGCGTTGATCCACAAATCCGGCGGGGGAACCGGGTTTTCGTTCCAGCGGGTTCGCCCCTCGGGGGACAGCGTGAAGTCCACCACGGGCACCGCTTCCGGCGCCATCAGCTTCATGCAGATCTTCGATAAGATGACCGATGTGGTCAAACAAGGCGGCACCCGCCGCGGGGCCAACATGGGCATCCTCCCCTACTGGCACCCGGAGATCGAGGCCTTCATTGAGATGAAATCCAAGCCCGGCGTCATGGAGAACTTCAATGTTTCCGTGACCGTGGACGGCAAGTTCATGGAGGCGGCGGAAAAGGGGGAGGACTACGACCTCTTGAATCCCCGCACCATGCTCCCCACGGGTAAAAAACTGAACGCCCGGGACGTCTTCGAAAAGATGGTGGACGGCGCCTGGCGTTCCGGGGATCCCGGCATCATTTTTATCGACCGCATCAACAACAGCCCCTCCAACCCGACCCCGCACCTGGGCCAGATCGAAAGCACGAATCCCTGCGGCGAACAGCCGCTCTTGCCGAACGAGCCCTGCAACCTGGGCTCCTTGAACCTCTCGAACTTCGTCGAAGGTGAGGTGGGCCAGGGGCAGATGAACTGGGGCCGATTGGGCCAAACCGTGGAGCTCGCGGTGCGGTTTTTGGACGACGTCATCGAAGTGAACAACTACCCCCTGCCCCAGATCGAAGAACTCTCCAAAGGCAACCGCCGGATCGGGTTGGGCGTCATGGGCTGGGCCGAAGCCCTGGCCAAGATGGGCGTCCCCTACGATTCCGAGGAGTCGTTGAAGGCTTCCCGGGACGTGATGCGGTTCGTCAATGACAAGGCCCTGGAAGCCTCCGAGGAATTGGCCGAGGGGCGGGGCGTGTTTCCGAACTGGAAAGGCTCCATTTTCGACCGCGAGAGCCCGCACTTCCGGGGGGAAGACCGCCTTCCCCGCCACTGCGCCCGCACGACCATCGCGCCCACCGGGACCATCGGTCTGGCCGCGGGGCTTCAGGGCGCCGGCATCGAGCCGTTCTTCGCCATCACCTACACCCGCTACAATGCCAAGGCTCTGGACGCTCTGAAGAAGGGCGAGAAGCCTGCCGACGGGGACGTGTTCTTCGAAGTCAATCCGCTCTTCCGCGAGGTGGCCCGGCGGCACAAGTATTTCGGGCTCTCCGAAATCGACCTGTGGAAAAAGATCGAGGCCAACCATAAGTCCGTGCGGGGGATCAAGGAAATTCCTGAGAATTTCCAAAAACTCTTCGCTACGTCCCACGACGTCGCGGTGCCGTTCCACGTGCAGATCCAGGCCGCGTTCCAAACCCACACCGACAACGCCGTCTCCAAGACCATCAACATGCCCCATACGGCCACCCGGGACGACGTGAAGGACGCTTACCGGCTGGCTTACCAGCAGGGATGCAAAGGGATCACGATATACCGCGACGGGTCCAAGAGTCAGCAGGTCCTGAACATCGGAAGCGGGGCGGCGGCGGAGGAGAAGCCCAAGGCCCGGGACGCCTCCCGCGGCATGTCCTCGGAGTACTACGAGATCCGAACGGGTTACGGCGGCCTGCACGTTCACATCGACTACGACGAAACCGGGCCCTACCGGCTCTTCACCAGCCTCTCGCCCCTCGGGACCGACATTTCGGGCCTGACCTCGGTGGTGGGCATCATGATCTCCAAATATCTGGAGACCGGCGGCGACCCCAAGCGGATCCTCAAGCACTTAAACTCCGTCAAGGGAGACCGTCCCTTCGGGTTCGGCGCCCAACGGGTGGATTCCATCCCCCACGCCATCGCCATCGCGCTTCGCACCCATCTCCAAAAGCATGGGAAAATGGAAGCTCCCGCGACGGCGGTGGCGGAGGCCAAGGGCGGTTTGGAACTGTGGGACCGATCCGCCGCGCTCTACTGCCCGGACTGTTTCTCCGCCAACGTCGCCCAACAGAGCGGATGCACCGGGGTGACGTGTTTCGACTGCGGCCATTCGGAGTGTTCCTGA
- the nrdR gene encoding transcriptional repressor NrdR, whose protein sequence is MRCPSCDHPEDRVLDSRPLESASVIRRRRVCLHCGKRFTTYERVESTPLMVIKRDNRREPFSRDKMREGIQRACQKRPISPAAIEKLMAEVEYGLQDYVLEVPSVEIGQRILKRLYDLDAVAYVRFASVYRSFGDVDTFLSELRKVKRAHQKRARLTSRISGTSASLGPMSDPALSASFSLHPIADRSVSVETDRLAKV, encoded by the coding sequence ATGCGTTGCCCATCCTGCGACCATCCTGAAGACCGCGTGCTTGACAGTCGGCCATTGGAATCGGCCTCTGTCATTCGACGTCGCCGCGTTTGCCTGCACTGCGGGAAACGCTTCACGACCTATGAGCGCGTGGAGTCCACCCCGCTCATGGTGATCAAGCGGGACAACCGGCGGGAGCCCTTCAGCCGGGACAAGATGCGGGAGGGCATTCAGCGGGCCTGTCAGAAGCGGCCTATTTCGCCGGCCGCCATCGAAAAACTGATGGCCGAGGTGGAATACGGCCTTCAAGATTATGTGCTGGAAGTCCCCTCGGTGGAGATCGGCCAGCGGATTTTGAAGCGCCTCTATGATTTGGACGCGGTCGCCTACGTGCGTTTCGCCTCCGTCTATCGGTCGTTTGGAGACGTGGACACCTTTTTGTCGGAACTCCGTAAAGTGAAGCGCGCCCACCAAAAGCGCGCCCGGTTGACCAGCCGGATCAGTGGTACGTCCGCATCCTTGGGCCCGATGTCCGACCCGGCGCTTTCTGCTTCGTTTTCGTTGCACCCGATCGCCGATCGATCTGTTTCTGTTGAAACGGATCGGTTGGCAAAAGTTTAA
- a CDS encoding dCTP deaminase, whose protein sequence is MSVKSDRWIRSMALERRMIEPFVEAQKREGVISYGLSSYGYDMRVGPCFKVAQVGNGSVMDPKRSAPEAFVDVKTDTYVEIPPHGIALGQSVEYFRIPRNVVTVAFGKSTYARCGLVVNITPFEPEWEGFVTLEISNTTPFPARVYANEGIAQILFLESDEVCEVSYADRKGKYQGQTMITLPKI, encoded by the coding sequence ATGTCGGTAAAATCCGACCGCTGGATCCGCTCCATGGCGCTGGAGCGCCGGATGATCGAACCCTTCGTGGAAGCGCAAAAGCGGGAAGGCGTCATCTCCTACGGGCTTTCGAGTTACGGCTACGACATGCGGGTGGGCCCCTGCTTCAAGGTGGCCCAGGTGGGGAATGGGTCCGTGATGGACCCCAAACGGTCCGCGCCGGAAGCGTTTGTCGACGTCAAAACGGACACCTACGTGGAAATCCCGCCCCACGGCATCGCCTTGGGACAGTCCGTGGAGTATTTCCGGATTCCGCGGAACGTGGTCACCGTGGCGTTCGGAAAGAGCACCTACGCCCGTTGCGGCCTGGTCGTCAACATCACGCCCTTCGAGCCCGAGTGGGAGGGATTCGTGACGTTGGAGATATCGAACACGACACCCTTCCCAGCCCGGGTGTACGCCAACGAGGGGATCGCCCAGATCCTTTTTCTCGAATCGGATGAGGTCTGCGAGGTGTCTTACGCGGACCGGAAAGGCAAATACCAGGGGCAGACCATGATCACTCTGCCGAAAATTTAG
- a CDS encoding site-specific DNA-methyltransferase — MSPVLALPPPVVSIGTSQIPRPGWVDSPDVLWDSMELGGARGFRATAEFWTARQRQASSLQEVSYRACFKPQLPRYFIERLTRAGDVVYDPFSGRGTTGIEAGLLGRRVILNDVNPLGALLARPRFFIPDLGELEKRLCSMDLTKSRKADRDLSMFYHPTTESEIVGLKTYLEERRGAGKADDLDHWIRMVATNRLTGHSKGFFSVYSLPPNQAASPESQLKINARLKQTPEPRDVVQIILKKSKSLLSDVSLEEAFRLRYAGIHGQFLSEDAGWTPMLEDGSVQLIVTSPPFLDVVQYAQDNWLRFWFNGISMEDAARRLTMHRKLEDWARAMGDVFQELYRVVRPGGWVAFEVGEVHGGSLQLEQSVVPLGAAAGFQFAGVLINSQRFTKTSNIWGVHNNGKGTNTNRIVLFQK, encoded by the coding sequence ATGTCTCCCGTTCTCGCGCTACCGCCTCCCGTTGTCTCCATCGGGACGTCCCAAATTCCCCGCCCGGGGTGGGTGGATTCTCCGGACGTTCTTTGGGATTCCATGGAGTTGGGGGGGGCCCGGGGGTTCCGGGCGACCGCGGAGTTTTGGACGGCCCGCCAGCGGCAGGCCAGTTCTCTTCAGGAAGTGTCCTATCGGGCTTGTTTTAAGCCCCAGCTCCCGCGTTATTTCATCGAGCGGTTAACCCGGGCGGGCGACGTGGTGTACGACCCTTTCTCGGGGCGCGGGACCACGGGGATCGAAGCCGGTCTTTTGGGCCGTCGCGTCATCTTAAACGACGTCAACCCTCTGGGCGCGCTCCTGGCCCGGCCGCGTTTTTTCATCCCGGATCTGGGGGAGTTGGAAAAACGACTTTGCTCCATGGACCTGACGAAAAGTCGAAAGGCCGACCGGGACCTTTCCATGTTTTACCATCCAACCACGGAGTCGGAAATCGTCGGTCTGAAAACCTATTTGGAGGAACGCCGAGGAGCGGGCAAGGCGGACGATCTGGACCATTGGATCCGCATGGTGGCCACGAACCGATTGACCGGCCACTCGAAGGGTTTTTTTTCCGTCTATTCTCTTCCGCCCAACCAGGCGGCATCGCCGGAAAGCCAGCTGAAAATTAATGCCCGGTTGAAACAGACCCCGGAACCCCGGGACGTGGTTCAGATCATTTTAAAGAAGTCCAAGAGTTTGCTTTCGGACGTCTCCCTGGAGGAGGCCTTCCGTCTTCGCTATGCCGGAATCCACGGCCAATTTTTGAGCGAAGACGCCGGTTGGACGCCCATGCTCGAGGACGGTTCGGTTCAATTGATCGTGACGTCTCCCCCGTTTCTGGACGTGGTCCAATACGCCCAGGACAACTGGCTCCGTTTCTGGTTCAACGGCATTTCCATGGAAGACGCGGCCCGCCGCCTGACCATGCATCGGAAGTTGGAAGACTGGGCCCGAGCCATGGGCGACGTTTTTCAGGAGCTGTATCGCGTGGTTCGCCCCGGCGGCTGGGTGGCCTTTGAGGTGGGAGAAGTCCACGGCGGCTCTTTGCAGTTGGAACAGTCCGTGGTCCCCCTCGGCGCGGCGGCCGGTTTCCAATTCGCCGGAGTTTTGATCAATAGCCAACGTTTCACCAAAACCTCCAACATTTGGGGCGTCCACAACAACGGCAAAGGCACCAACACCAACCGCATCGTGCTGTTCCAGAAGTAG